GGCCGTGGCGAGGGTAGCACGATCATCGCCGGTTATCCGTGGTTCAGCGACTGGGGACGGGACACCATGATTGCGCTGCCGGGCCTGACCCTCATGACCGGGCGCACCGACGTGGCCCGCGGCATCCTGGTGGAGTTCGCCCGCCACGTGGATCAGGGCATGCTGCCCAACCGTTTTCCCGATGCCGGCGAAACACCCGAGTACAACACTGTGGATGCTACCCTGTGGTTTTTCGAGGCGATTCGCGCGTATCTGGCCTATTCGGGGGACGCCGCCCTCGTCCGCGAACAGCTCTACCCTGTGCTCGCGGACATCATCGAATGGCACGTCCGCGGCACACGCTATGGCATCCGCATGGATGAAGATGGTCTACTTGCCTCCGGCGTTCCCGGCGTACAGCTCACGTGGATGGACGCCAAGATTGGCGACTGGGTAGTCACACTACGGCACGGCAAGCCGGTCGAAATCCAGGCTTTGTGGTACAACGCGCTGCGCGTCATGGAAGAGTTTGCCCGCCAGTTCAACGACCCGGAAACTGCCCGACGTTACGGCGGCATGGCGGCGAAGGCGAATGATAGCTTTAACCGTCTTTTCTGGAATGAATCCGCCGGATGCCTCTACGATGTTGTGAACGGGAACCAGCGCGACGCGTCCATCCGTCCCAACCAGGTGCTTGCTGCAAGCCTTCCCTACTCGATGCTGCCACGCGACAAGGCACGGCAGATGCTCGAGGTGGTGGAACGGGAACTGCTCACTCCCGTGGGGCTGCGCAGCTTGTCACCGAAGGATCCGCAGTATCGCCCGCGCTATGAAGGCGACCCGTTCAGCCGCGACTCCGCATATCACCAGGGGACGGTTTGGCCCTGGCTGATGGGTCCATTCCTCACGGCGTACACCAAGACCAACGGCGGCACTGCAAAGTCCCGCAAGCAGGCCATGGCCTGGCTCCAAGGCTTCCGGCAGAACCTGGAAGGGGGCGGACTCGGTCAGGTACCGGAAATCTTCGACGCCGAACCGCCCCACCGGCCCCGCGGCTGTTTCGCCCAGGCCTGGAGCGTGGCTGAACTGCTGCGCGCTTTAGTGGAGGATGTGCTCGCCCTCGAACCGAAGAAGCCCGCGCGGCGCAGGGCTCCGGGGGACGTGGCAACTCGACGCCGGATTGCCGGTCAGAGATAGGTCAGCTACCGGAAGCGTGTTCACACCGTTTCACGTAAGTATTGCTAAATCAATGGGTTACATTTATCTGTTGAACTTCCGGCGAAAAGCGCGTATACTGGCAGTTTCCCAGGACTCAAGAAGAGGCTCCTTCCGGTTCGGGAAGAATCTGCAATCGTGGATGAATCGCGATTCAGCGAATGACAATCCAATCAGGTAGCAATTCTGGCAAGTTCAAATCACTGATACGAGGCAGGTAAGCAACTTCAATGGCAAAGCGTCGCGGAAATCCCAACTGGGGCAAGCCGGAGCCGATCGGCCCGGTGATTCCCACGGTGACTGAGTTTGAGCAGGTCGTCAAGGAATTCAAGCTCGAGCCGGAGCAATACCTCCGCTCCACCCGCCTGCGTGAGTGGGCGCGCAAGAACAAGAACTCCAAGTTCATCCCCGAGACGCTGCTGCAGGCGTGGGGATTCGAGATCGAGTCCACCCTGTAAGCGTTTCCGGCAAGGTTTCGCCCAAGGCCATCCTTCGGGATGGCCTTTTACATTCGGGCCGGGGTGAAGCCTTGTTGTGGGTTTGACGTTCTTCTTCCCGCATGCGATAGTAAGCGGCTCGATTCGTTCCGCAATCCCAAAAACTGGAGACCCTCCAGGCACAGCATGGTCCGCATCATTCCCCGTGAGACAAAGTTCTTCGACATGTTCGCCGACATGTCCGGCAACCTCACCGAGGGCGCCCGCTTGCTCACCGAACTTTTGGCCGACTTCCGGGACGTGGAGGGCCGTGTCCAAGCCCTCAAGGGGATCGAGCACCGCGGCGACGAGATGACGCACTCCATCCTGGTCAAGCTGAACCAGACTTTCATCACTCCCTTCGACCGCGAGGACATTCACCGGCTGGCCAGCAGCCTGGATGACGTCCTGGACCTGATCTACGCCGCCGGCGAACGCATTCTGATGTACAAGATCACGCAGGCGCCGCCCGAAGCCGGCGAGCTGGCGCGCATCATCGTTTTGCAGAGCGAGCAGATCTCCAAGGCTGTGGTCATGCTGGAGAAGCACAACCACGTGCTGGACCACTGCGTGGAAATCAACCGCCTGGAAAATGAGGCGGACCGGCTGGCGCGGGCCGGCATCGGCAGGCTGTTCGATGAGGAACGGGACCCCATCCGACTGATCAAGATCAAGGAACTCTACGAAGTCCTCGAAACCGCCACCGACCGGGCCGAAGACGTGGCCAATGTGCTGGAAAGCGTGGTGCTGAAGAGCGCCTGATGGTCCACGGTTCTTACCCCACTTCGGCGAGGACCTGACCGTGGACAGCACGCTGCTCCTCACCGTGGCGACGGTTCTGGTCGCTCTTGGCTTTGACTTCATCAACGGCTTTCACGACGCCGCCAACAGTATTGCCACCGTGGTGTCCACCCGCGTCCTCTCGCCACGCGTCGCCGTTCTGTGGGCCGCATTCTTCAACTTCGCCGCCGCGTTTTTTCTCGGCACCGCCGTAGCCAAGACCATCGGCAAGGGGATGATCCGCCTGGACGAGGTCACTGGGTTCGTAGTACTCGCCGGGTTGATCGGGGCTATCGTCTGGGACTTGGTCACGTGGTGGTGGGGCCTGCCGACCTCTTCGTCGCACGCCCTTATCGGAGGCTATGCCGGTGCAGCCATCGCCCGCGGCGGCATTGACGTGATCCTGATCGAGGGCTGGTACAAGACGGTCCTGTTCATCTTCCTGGCGCCGCTCATTGGACTGAGCGTTGGCCTCCTACTCATGGTGGCCACCTACTGGTTGCTGCGCCACCGCTCGCCGCAGCAGGTGGACGGCTGGTTCCGCCGCCTGCAGCTTCTCTCCGCCGCCGCCTACAGCCTGGGACACGGCGGCAACGACGCGCAGAAGACCATGGGCATCATCGCCGGCGCCCTGTTCACCGGCGGCTACATGAGCCAGGCCGACGTGGCGGCCGACTGGGGCGCGCTGCACTGGCCCATCATCCTCTCTGCGCACTTCGCCATCGCCCTAGGGACGTACTTCGGCGGGTGGCGCATCGTGCGCACCATGGGCCAGCGCATCACCAAGCTCAAGCCGGTGGGCGGATTCTGCGCAGAGACCGCTGGCGCTGTCACCCTGTTCGGTACCGCTCTGGCCGGCATCCCGGTCTCGACCACGCACACCATCACCGGCGCCATTGTGGGAGTCGGCGCGGTGCACCGCGTCTCGTCGGTGCGATGGGGCGTAGCAGGACGCATCATCTGGGCGTGGATCTTCACCATCCCCGCCTCCGCGGCCGTGGCTGCCGGAGTGTTCGCCGCAATCCGATTCTTCCATCCGGGCGCCTAGCGGAATCGCCCGCGGACCGCCCAACGGCCTGTTTGTTAGAATGACAACGGTACACGGATGACAAGCCCACCCTTCAGCGACGTTGAGAGCTGTATCGAAGAAATCCGCAACGGCCGCATGGTCGTAGTCGTGGACGACGAGGACCGCGAGAACGAAGGCGACCTCACCCTGGCCGCAGAAAGGGTCACCGCTGGAGCCATCAACTTCATGGCCAAGTACGGGCGGGGGCTGGTCTGCCTGGCCCTCACTGAAGAGCGCCTCGACCACCTGCGGATCGGTCCCATGACGGCGGAAAACACCGCCACCTATGGCACGGCTTTTTGTGAAGCCATCGACGCGCGCACCGGCATCACCACCGGCATCTCCGCTTATGACCGGGCGCGCACCATTCGCGTGGCCATCGATCCCGCCACTCGCCCCGCAGACCTGGCTCGGCCCGGCCACGTGTTCCCGCTGCGGGCACGCAAGGGTGGCGTGCTGGTGCGTGCCGGCCAGACCGAGGCCTCCGTGGATCTGGCGCGCCTAGCGGGGCTGGTGCCCGCCGGCATCATCTGCGAGATCATGAAGGAAGACGGCACCATGGCGCGGGTGCCGGACCTTATCGAATTCTGCCGCGAGCACAACCTGAAGATGATGACTGTGGCCGACCTCATTCGCTACCGGCTGCGGCATGAGCGCTTCGTGCGCCGCATCGGCGAGGCCCTGCTGCCCACCCGCTTCGGCGACTTTCGCATGATCGCCTATGAGAGCGAGATCGACCGTGAGTCGCACGTCGCCCTGATCCGCGGCGAGGTGGAAAAGGCCGGCGACGACCCGGTGCTGGTGCGCATGCATTCCCACTGCCTGGTGGGCGACGTCTTCGGCGCCACCTGGTGCGATTGCCAGGCCGTCATCGAGCGTTCCATGGAGATGATTGCCGCCGAAGGCCGAGGCGCCCTCATCTATCTGCATCAGACCTCCAAGGGCTTTTCCGTTGAGCGCGTGGCCGATCGTCCCGCGCTTGCCTTCCATCGCGAAGTCCGACAGCCCGAATTGCCGGACCACCAGCGCAAGACCCAACGCGAGGTAGGTATAGGAGCCCAGATCCTTTCTGACCTGGGCATTCATTCCTTGCGCCTGCTCACCAATCACCCCCGCAAGCTCGTGGCCCTGGAGGGATTTGGCATGCGGGTCGTGGAGCAGGTGCCCGTACCCGTGCCTGGGCGGTCGCAAGTCGTGCCGGGCACGGACTAGATGGCGCTGGGGCAAGAAAAACAGGGCGCGGCTAAGGCCGCGCCCTTCAGCTCTGGGGGAGAAACCTTTCAGTTTGGCTTGCGCGGCAACACACTCTCATCGCGCAGAACAAAGTGCGCGGAACATTGACTGGAGCCGCACAGGACCGGGATCAGCCCGGCCACCTGCCGCCGTGTGATCAGTCCCAGCGTGCCGCACGAGGGGCAGGCCAGCACCGCCCAGTAGGGATCCTCGTTCTCGCCTACTTCCCCAGCGTTCTCCAGCACGAACACGGTGCCGGGCTCCATCTGCTCGGGAATCCACTCGGTGAGGACGCTCAGTTCGGCAACCATGGGAACGCACGTCCCAAGGGCCTTTGTTGCCTTGCCGTGCGATAGCTTGGGATCTGCCTTCATGACGCCAGCCTCCGCGATCGCGCCCTCCGCATTCCCGCCGCCCGCACCGGACGCTTGCGTCCGCGCACGTCACTGCGCAGGCGGCGCACGGTGTCGGTCAGGCAGACGGCGAAAATGGGCTGGCGCGCACTCTTGAGGATGTCCACCACCCGGTGCGCCGAATCCTCCACGTAGACGCGGCGCCCGTCGGTCAGCAGGTGACAGTCGGACCGGACCGAGACCGCGTCCACCAGACTGCGGCCGAACTCCCGCTGCAACATGCGCACTACCTTGCGCACCCGCTGCAGGCTGAAGCCCTTGTCGCGCAGCTCAGCGATCACAGCCACGGCAGCCAGGTCGTCCATCGAGTACAACCGGCGGCGCCCGTCACGCGCCGGCGCCACGATTCCCTGCTCGTCCCACCACTGTAACTGGCGCAGCGTGATGCCGGTGAGTGCCTCCACTTGCTTCGACGTGTATCCCTGGTTCATTCGCGACAACTTTTGTTTGAAACGCGCAACTGCCGAATTGTTTCGAACATTCTAGGCCCAGAATGTCGCCTGTCAAGCGGAATCGCGGCCTGCGGTATCGCCGTGACTAACAGCGTGGGAAAGATTGCCCGGAGCGGTTGTGCAGGGAGGCCGCGGATCGGCGTTTGCGGGCCTATCCGCCGCCGACGAAGTGCACGATCTCCAGCCGGTCGCCGTCGGCCAGCGGCGTGGCCCCCCACTGGTCGCGCGGCACAATCTCACGATTCAACTCCACCGCCACGCGGTCCGCCTTGAGGCCGAGGTGCTCCACCAGGCCGGCCACGGTGGGCGATGGCAGGGATGCCACGCGCTCCTCGCCATTGATGTGCAGTTTCATCGGCTCAACTGGGATTGTACTCAGAGCGGCGAGGTTGATGGACCAAGACTATCGTTTGACCCGGAACTTCCGCGTTGCGGACTTACCTTCCCAGACGGCACGCACCAGCACTCCCGAATCCTTGCCGGCATCGGGTGTCATGGGAACATTGAGTTCAGCGCTTCCCGAGCTGTCGGTTGTTCCCTGTGCCACGACTGGAGCTTGCGCATCCAGTGACAATTTGGCGGCCACGCGCGCCCCTGACACGGGAGCGCCGTCATCGGTGACCAACAGCTTCATGCGCAGGGTGCCGTTGGCCTCCGGCGCACTCGCATCCACCCATCGCATGGCCAGGCCGCTGCCATCGACATCCTGGATGTCGCGCTCCTGCGCGACCACCAGCGCCGCCTTGCCTTCCTTGATGGCCTCCAGCACCAGACGATGCTGCGACTTGAGCATCTCGTGCATCTGCTCTTCGGAAAAATCCGGCCGGAGGGCATGACCGGCATAGGACGCGGCGCGCTTCCCGATGCACTGCCCCTTGACGAAGACCTGAGTCTGCAGCAGGAGTTCGACCTGGCGGGCTTCGCTCTGGACGTGATAGACGGTATCGCCGTGCTTGACGTCGGTGTTGAACCCGAAGATCATTGCGCACCCGCCTTTCGGCCGCCGGCGCACGCTTTTGCAGCGAGCCGCACTGATCCGCGCAAGCTTGACACTCCGAAATGCGAACTCTATAGTCGAATGTTTAGCGGTTTGAGAACGGCGCGCATTATATACACGCTCTCCCATGCCGGACAACTACTTCGCCCGCTACCTGCCGCTACTGCTGCATCTGCTGGTCGCCGCGGCTCTGGCGGCCGGGATGGTGCTGCTTTCCCACCTCATCGGCTGGCGCCGGCCCAGTAAGGTCAAGTCCCAGGCCTACGAGTGCGGCATGGACCCGGTAGGCGATGCCCGCAGTCGCTTCTCGGTGAAGTTTTATCTTGTCGCCATGCTGTTCATCCTGTTCGACGTCGAGGTTATCTTCCTCTTCCCCTGGGCGGTCATCGCCCGCGAGCTGGGATTGTTCGGTTTCGCGGAGATGCTGGTGTACATCGGCATTGTGCTCGCCGGATTCTTCTATATATGGAAGAAGGGAGTCCTGGACTGGTCCGGCGCCCGCGGGAGCGATTTCTGACATGGCCATCGCACCGGCCATCACGCACCTTGAGCAGCTTCGCGCCGAAGCTCCCATCGCCCAGTTGCTCGCCTGGCGCCCCGACGCCGTGACCGGCGCGAAACTTGATCGCAGCGAGCTGACCATCGAGCTCCGCGCTCCCACTATCCGCGAAGCTTGTTTGCTGCTGCGTGACGATGCCAGCCTTCGCTTCAACTTTCTCTCTGACCTGACCTGCGTGGACTGGTATCCCCGCGAGCCGCGCTTCGACGTGGTCTATCACCTGCTCTCCATCCCGCGCCGCGCCCGGGTACGCCTGAAGGTACGCCTGGCGGAGGACGATGCCTGCGTCGAGTCCGTCACTTCGGTGTGGCCCTCGGCCAACTTCTTCGAGCGCGAGGTGTTCGACCTGTTCGGCGTCCGCTTCCTGGGGCATCCCGACCTGCGCCGCATCATGATGCCGGAAGACTGGCAGGGACACCCGCTGCGCAAGGATTATCCCGTCGAGGGGTACCGTTAGCCGTGGCGACTGCCCCCACGCTCACTCCGGGACACGAGGGCACGCTGGTCCTCAACATGGGGCCGCAGCACCCTTCGACGCACGGCGTCCTGCGGCTGGTGCTGGAGATCGAGGGCGAAAACGTCGTCCGCATGATGCCCGACATCGGCTACCTGCACACCGGCATCGAGAAGACCGCCGAAGCCAAGTTCTACCAGCAGGTGGTGGTGCTCACCGACCGCATCGACTACCTCTGCCCGCTGACCAACAACCTGTGCTACGTGCTGGCGGTCGAGAAGCTGCTCGGCCTGGAGCCTCCGCCGCGCGCGCAATGGATGCGCGTGATGCTCAACGAACTCTCGCGCATCGCCTCCCACCTCGTCTGGTTGGGCACACACGCGCTCGATATCGGCGCCATGACCGTGTTCCTCTACTGCTTCCGTGAGCGCGAAGACATCCTGCGCCTGTTCGAGATGGTCAGCGGCCAGCGCATGATGACCTCCTACTTCCGCATCGGTGGGCTGGCCCTGGAACCGCCCCTTGGCTTCTTCGAACGCGTGCGCCGCTTCGCTGACCTTTTTCCCTCGCGCGTGGATGAATACGAAGCCCTGCTCACCGGCAATCGCATCTGGATCGAAAGGACCCGGGGCGTTGCGCATCTCTCCGCCGAGGATGCGGTCGCGCTGGGCGTGACCGGCCCTTCCCTGCGCGCCAGCGGCGTGGATATCGACCTGCGCCGCGACATGCCCTATTCCGCTTACGACCGCTTCCAGTTCAAAGTGCCGGTGTCGCAGGAGGGCGACGTCTATGCCCGCTATCTGGTCCGTGTGCAGGAGTTGCGCGAATCCATCGGCATCGTGCGCCAGGCCTTGGACGGCATGCCGGAAGGCCCGGTCAAAGCCGATGCTCCCAAGGTCGTCCTGCCCGATCGCGAAAAGATGAAGACGCAGATGGAGGCGCTCATCTACCACTTCAAGATCGTAACCGAAGGCTTCGCCGTGCCGGCGGGCGAGGTGTACCAGGCGATCGAGTCGCCGCGCGGCGAGATGGGCTACTACGTCGTGTCCGACGGCACCGCCAAGCCCCACCGCGTCCACATGCGCTCGCCATCCTACGCCAACCTGCAGGCGTTGCCCAGGATGTGCGAGGGTAAACTGATCGCGGATGTGGTCGCCGCCATCGGGAGCATCGATATCGTGCTGGGAGAGATCGATCGATGATCCCCGTTTCAGAGCAGCTCGACAGGTTCTTCGACGAGAAAATGCGGGAGTACCCGACGCGCCGCTCCTTCCTTGTCCCCATGTTGTTGTACACACAAGACGAACTGGGTTACGTGACCGACGAAGCTGTCACGTACCTGGCCAACAAGACCGGCCTGACGGAGCTCGAGATCCGCAACGTCATCAGCTACTACAGCATGCTTACCACCAAGCCGCGCGGCAGGTACAACCTGCAGGTCTGCACCAATATCTCCTGCATGCTGCGCGGAGCCGAAGGCATCTTCGAGCACTGCAAGAGCCGGCTCGGTATCGGCCACAAGCAGACGACACCGGACGGACTCTTTTCGCTCGAAGAAGTGGAATGCATCGGCGCCTGCAGTTGGGCGCCTGCCATGCAGGTGAACTACGACTTTCACGAGAATCTCACGACGGAGAAGGTCGATAAAGTTCTCGAGGATTGCCGCAAGGAGGGAGCGCAATAGGTGGCGGACCTGGTTGGACATGCCGACGAAGTCAAGGTCGTGAGCAAGCGCTTCGGCCAGGGCGCGGCCGCGCTCGACCGCTACCTGGAGCTGGATGGCTACAAGGCCGTACAGAAGGCCCTCTCCATGACGCCGGACGCCATCATCGGCGAGG
This portion of the Terriglobales bacterium genome encodes:
- a CDS encoding amylo-alpha-1,6-glucosidase; the encoded protein is MIRFGPETCGDLGQALKREWLETNGLGGFSCSTIVGLNTRRYHGLLTAATHPPVGRIVLLSKLEETLVLDGQRFDLSANQYPGVVHPQGFRYLRQFRLDPFPVFTYEIDGIEIEKAVFMVHGENTVVIEYAVRSKRPLAGVGLEVRPLIAFRDYHSTTHANEALNRSVEAQPGLAAIRPYEGIPTLYIAHDAAELDPSGDWFYNFEYAVERERGLDFQEDLFSPMRLRFDLGGRAGAKVIASTEPRTAGDAGIYRQREIVRRNAVLSRAPADDELVRQLVAAADQYIVGRGEGSTIIAGYPWFSDWGRDTMIALPGLTLMTGRTDVARGILVEFARHVDQGMLPNRFPDAGETPEYNTVDATLWFFEAIRAYLAYSGDAALVREQLYPVLADIIEWHVRGTRYGIRMDEDGLLASGVPGVQLTWMDAKIGDWVVTLRHGKPVEIQALWYNALRVMEEFARQFNDPETARRYGGMAAKANDSFNRLFWNESAGCLYDVVNGNQRDASIRPNQVLAASLPYSMLPRDKARQMLEVVERELLTPVGLRSLSPKDPQYRPRYEGDPFSRDSAYHQGTVWPWLMGPFLTAYTKTNGGTAKSRKQAMAWLQGFRQNLEGGGLGQVPEIFDAEPPHRPRGCFAQAWSVAELLRALVEDVLALEPKKPARRRAPGDVATRRRIAGQR
- a CDS encoding DUF47 family protein, with protein sequence MVRIIPRETKFFDMFADMSGNLTEGARLLTELLADFRDVEGRVQALKGIEHRGDEMTHSILVKLNQTFITPFDREDIHRLASSLDDVLDLIYAAGERILMYKITQAPPEAGELARIIVLQSEQISKAVVMLEKHNHVLDHCVEINRLENEADRLARAGIGRLFDEERDPIRLIKIKELYEVLETATDRAEDVANVLESVVLKSA
- a CDS encoding inorganic phosphate transporter, whose translation is MDSTLLLTVATVLVALGFDFINGFHDAANSIATVVSTRVLSPRVAVLWAAFFNFAAAFFLGTAVAKTIGKGMIRLDEVTGFVVLAGLIGAIVWDLVTWWWGLPTSSSHALIGGYAGAAIARGGIDVILIEGWYKTVLFIFLAPLIGLSVGLLLMVATYWLLRHRSPQQVDGWFRRLQLLSAAAYSLGHGGNDAQKTMGIIAGALFTGGYMSQADVAADWGALHWPIILSAHFAIALGTYFGGWRIVRTMGQRITKLKPVGGFCAETAGAVTLFGTALAGIPVSTTHTITGAIVGVGAVHRVSSVRWGVAGRIIWAWIFTIPASAAVAAGVFAAIRFFHPGA
- the ribB gene encoding 3,4-dihydroxy-2-butanone-4-phosphate synthase, whose protein sequence is MTSPPFSDVESCIEEIRNGRMVVVVDDEDRENEGDLTLAAERVTAGAINFMAKYGRGLVCLALTEERLDHLRIGPMTAENTATYGTAFCEAIDARTGITTGISAYDRARTIRVAIDPATRPADLARPGHVFPLRARKGGVLVRAGQTEASVDLARLAGLVPAGIICEIMKEDGTMARVPDLIEFCREHNLKMMTVADLIRYRLRHERFVRRIGEALLPTRFGDFRMIAYESEIDRESHVALIRGEVEKAGDDPVLVRMHSHCLVGDVFGATWCDCQAVIERSMEMIAAEGRGALIYLHQTSKGFSVERVADRPALAFHREVRQPELPDHQRKTQREVGIGAQILSDLGIHSLRLLTNHPRKLVALEGFGMRVVEQVPVPVPGRSQVVPGTD
- a CDS encoding MerR family transcriptional regulator — translated: MNQGYTSKQVEALTGITLRQLQWWDEQGIVAPARDGRRRLYSMDDLAAVAVIAELRDKGFSLQRVRKVVRMLQREFGRSLVDAVSVRSDCHLLTDGRRVYVEDSAHRVVDILKSARQPIFAVCLTDTVRRLRSDVRGRKRPVRAAGMRRARSRRLAS
- the thiS gene encoding sulfur carrier protein ThiS — protein: MKLHINGEERVASLPSPTVAGLVEHLGLKADRVAVELNREIVPRDQWGATPLADGDRLEIVHFVGGG
- a CDS encoding NADH-quinone oxidoreductase subunit A; amino-acid sequence: MPDNYFARYLPLLLHLLVAAALAAGMVLLSHLIGWRRPSKVKSQAYECGMDPVGDARSRFSVKFYLVAMLFILFDVEVIFLFPWAVIARELGLFGFAEMLVYIGIVLAGFFYIWKKGVLDWSGARGSDF
- a CDS encoding NADH-quinone oxidoreductase subunit C, with the protein product MAIAPAITHLEQLRAEAPIAQLLAWRPDAVTGAKLDRSELTIELRAPTIREACLLLRDDASLRFNFLSDLTCVDWYPREPRFDVVYHLLSIPRRARVRLKVRLAEDDACVESVTSVWPSANFFEREVFDLFGVRFLGHPDLRRIMMPEDWQGHPLRKDYPVEGYR
- the nuoD gene encoding NADH dehydrogenase (quinone) subunit D — protein: MATAPTLTPGHEGTLVLNMGPQHPSTHGVLRLVLEIEGENVVRMMPDIGYLHTGIEKTAEAKFYQQVVVLTDRIDYLCPLTNNLCYVLAVEKLLGLEPPPRAQWMRVMLNELSRIASHLVWLGTHALDIGAMTVFLYCFREREDILRLFEMVSGQRMMTSYFRIGGLALEPPLGFFERVRRFADLFPSRVDEYEALLTGNRIWIERTRGVAHLSAEDAVALGVTGPSLRASGVDIDLRRDMPYSAYDRFQFKVPVSQEGDVYARYLVRVQELRESIGIVRQALDGMPEGPVKADAPKVVLPDREKMKTQMEALIYHFKIVTEGFAVPAGEVYQAIESPRGEMGYYVVSDGTAKPHRVHMRSPSYANLQALPRMCEGKLIADVVAAIGSIDIVLGEIDR
- a CDS encoding NAD(P)H-dependent oxidoreductase subunit E, with the translated sequence MIPVSEQLDRFFDEKMREYPTRRSFLVPMLLYTQDELGYVTDEAVTYLANKTGLTELEIRNVISYYSMLTTKPRGRYNLQVCTNISCMLRGAEGIFEHCKSRLGIGHKQTTPDGLFSLEEVECIGACSWAPAMQVNYDFHENLTTEKVDKVLEDCRKEGAQ